CAGAGCTGATGGAGTAGCTCGGGCCCTTGATCTTGAAGAGGGTCGAAAGGTTTGCAGAAACCGTGCTCGACATGGCTTTCGGTACGCTCGTTGGCCCGATACGTTTTGGGCCTTTTTCCCGCGTGATGTCAGCAGCGGCAACAATCGCTTTTGTCGACGGCCCGCCGGAGCCAAGAATGGCGCCCGTGCGGTCATTGCTGACTTCATTATCTTCAAGGCCCGCGTCACGGATCGCCTGATCCATCGCGATATAGGTGTAAGCCGCACCGTCACCCATAAAGCGGCGCGTCTTGCGGTCGAGCACTTCTTCCAGATCCAGCTTCAGGGATCCGTGCACCTGGCTTCGAAAGCCGAGTTCTGTGTATTTCTCAGCTTTGACAATGCCTGACTTGGCTTCGCGAAGGCTGGAAACTACTTCCTGCACATTATTGCCAAGGCTGGACACAATGCCCATTCCGGTAACGACAACACGCCTCATGGTTCTACTCCATGGCTGGGCGGGGGAACCCGCAATCAATTTCGGTTACCTCTTATGTAACCCGAAAGTGGCTTTTGTGAGAAATCGCAATCTTGCTGATTTTACTTAAGCCAGCTGCTTAGTCAGACGGGCCTTCTACGACAACACGCAGATCTTCTGCTTTGTAGATGGGTTCGCCGTCGGCTTTCAAAACACCGTCCGCGGTCAACATGACGATCTTGCGGTTGATGACCCGCTTCAGGTCGATCTCATATTCGATCTTCTTGACCTCAGGTGTCACCATGCCGGAAAAGCGGACCGATCCCACACCAATGGCCCGACCCTTGCCCTGTGCACCCATCCAGCCAAGATAAAACCCGACCAGCTGCCACATGCCATCAAGACCAAGACAGCCTGGCATAATCGGGTCGCCTTCGAAGTGGCACGGGAAGAACCAGCGGTCCTCGGTGATGTCGTATTCGGCTCGGATAAGGCCTTTATCGTTGGCACCGCCTGTATCTGCTATTTGTGTGATGCGGTCCATCATCAGCATAGGCGGCAGCGGCAGCTGCGCATTTCCAGGACCAAACAAGTCCCCATGCGCACATGCCAACAGGTCTTCATATGAATAGCTCGACTTTTGCTCAGCCATGTCCGTTCAATCACCCCGCCCGTTTGTTTGCTGACATATGTAGTGTTTTCCGGATCGCGCCGGGTCAGCATCTGTTGAGCGCTTGGTAACATACGCGGCAAGCCCCGCAAACCCTTGATTTTTATGGCAAGAATGCCATTTTGCCGGAATCCGAGCGCTAGGAGGCCGGTAGGTCGACCACTTGACAAGACGCCCGCAATTCCCACATGGTAGAGTATTGTTTGTAATCGTTACAAACTGGAACCCGGTATCTGGTGACCCCAATTGGGCACCGGTCGCGTAGAAAAGACAGGTTGGACATGACAGATCGTCCGTATAGTCAGACTTTGGCCCGGCTCCGTGAGGCAGGACTTCGGCCCACCCGCCAGCGCCTGGCGCTTGGACGCCTGCTTTTTGACGAAGGCGATTGTCACGTGACCGCTGAACGCCTCCACGAGCAGGCACAGGAAGTTGGCGTCTCAGTATCGCTGGCCACCGTCTACAATACCCTGCATCAGTTTACCGAGGTGGGCCTGCTGCGTGAGGTTGTCGTCGACAGTTCACGAACCTATTTCGATACCAATATTTCTGATCATCATCATATCTTCCACGAAGACGAGGGCAGTCTGACGGACATTTCAGGCCAGATGATCGATGTGGCGGGTCTGCCTGACGTGCCAGAAGGCACCGAACTGTCCCGTGTTGATGTTGTTGTTCGGGTCCGCAACAGCTCCTGATCGTTGAAGTTGTTTTTGCAACTCATTCTCTTTAGAAGAATTATAAAGAGTTGACGAACCTGTTGGTGCGTCTTAACTTCTTTGCGACTACGTCCTGGGAGGCGTGTGGAAAAGCGCAAAGGCGAGGAGAACGCAAATGTCGCTAGCAGGGTCTAAGACCGAAGGTAATCTCAAAGATGCGTTTGCAGGTGAAAGCCAGGCAAACCGCCGCTATCTCTACTTCGCCCAAAAGGCGGATGTAGAAGGCTACAACGATGTGGCAACCGTATTCCGCTCAACTGCGGAAGGCGAAACGGGCCACGCGCACGGCCATCTGGAATTTTTGGAAGCTGTTGGTGACCCGGCAACGGGTGAGCCAATTGGCAGCACCGATCTGAACCTCAAAGCAGCAATTGCTGGCGAAACGCATGAATATACGGACATGTATCCGGGCATGGCGCGCACAGCACGCGAAGAAGGTTTTGACGAAATCGCAGACTGGTTCGAAACGCTTGCAAAAGCTGAAAAGAGCCACGCGGGTCGTTTTCAAAAAGCCCTCGACAATCTCGACGACTAAAGTAAGTGCAGGGCGGTCTAAACAAATAGACCGCCCTCTTTCTTTCATGCGCAAGAGAAACAGAGAAAGCCTGGCATGAGCAGAGAAGGCAGCTTGGATGCGCCGACGCGTCATCCGATAGATTGGCAGAACCCCGACTTTTACAATCGTGATCAGCTGGACGAAGAGCTTCGTCGCGTTTTTGACATTTGTCATGGCTGCCGGCGCTGTTTCAATCTCTGCGATAGTTTTCCGCGGCTCTTTGATCTGATCGATGACAGCGACAGCGGCGAGCTGGACAGTGTCTCCAGCGATGATTTTGGTTCAGTTGTGGATGCCTGCACGCTCTGCGACATGTGTTTCATGACCAAATGTCCTTATGTGCCTCCGCACGAGTTCAATCTTGATTTCCCCCATCTCATGTTGCGTTACCGCGCCATCGAAACCAAAGCTGCTGGTGGTCCACCATTCGTGCCGGGCCAGTTGGCTAAGATGGATCGCAACGGCAAGCTTGCAGCACCCGTTGCCGGGCTCGCGAACTGGGGATCAAAACGCTCCAACAAATTGACGCGACCGTTGATGGAAAAAGTCGCCGGCATTGATGCTCGCGCTGAGCTCCCAAAATTTGCAGGCAAGACTTTCATGATGCGCGCCAAAGCAGAAGACGCCGCAGGCACGCTGACTGTGAACACAGACGCACCAGGCATGGGCCGTAAGGCAGCGCTCTTTGCTACATGTTTTGTGAATTACAACAACCCCACAGTCGGTGAGGCAGCGCGCAAACTGCTCGCGCATATCGGTGTCGACACGCGGCCTGCCTATCCAGGCTGTTGCGGCATGCCCCACCTTGAGAGCGGTAATATCGAAAAGGTCGCCGAGCAGGCGCGCAAGGTTTCAACCGAACTGAAACCACTCATCGATGAGGGCTATGACGTTATCGCGCTCACCGCATCCTGCGGCTTGATGCTGAAATTTGAGTGGCCGCTTATTCTGCCTGATGACGAGAATGTAAAAGCCTTGTCAGAAGCGACATTTGATGTGGATGAATATGTTGTCGATATCGCCAAGAAAGAAGGCCTGCCCGACGGCATGACCCCCGTTGAAGGGGGCGTGACAGCACATCTTGCCTGCCATGCACGCGCTCAGAATATGGGGCCGAAATCTGCTGAGATGATGCGCCTCATCCCCGATACAAAAATAGATGTGGTCGAGCGCTGTTCCGGCCACGGCGGTACGTTTGGCGTCATGAAGGAGACGTTTGATCTTGCAATGAAAGTCGGTAAGACGGCTGCGCGCAATGTCGCCAAAACGGAAAATAAATATGTGACGTCTGATTGTCCGCTCGCCGCCAAGCATTTGGTGCACGAAGTCGAAACGCTGAAGGACGATGCAGATCCCAAACCTCTGCCGCAAGCCCAACACCCCATTGAAATTATGGCCCGTGCATATGGCCTGATTGAATAAAGCGTTTCCAGGAAAAGTGGCCAGGTCAGACTTGGCGGTTTTCCGTCCGGAAACGCGACAAACATACTGATCGATTTGAAGGTCAAACTTGAAACACATAGCAATTTGTCTAGCTGGAACGAACTTATGAGTGCTGCTCGCAAATCAATTTCACCCGACGATATTCTCGATATGAAGACCTATGAGGGTGAGCGGGATGATCGTCGTGCACACCTGCGCGATATCAAACGCGACCGCCGTGTCGAGGTTGGTCCCTGCGCGACATTCTATTTCGAGAACTACGACACCATGCTGCACCAGATCCACGAGATGCTGCGCATTGAGGGCGGCGGTGCTGAGCAGATGAAGGATGAGCTCGACGCCTATAATCCGTTGATCCCGCAAGGCCGCGATCTCGTGGCGACGCTCATGTTTGAGATTGATGACGAAGTCCGGCGTGACCGCATGTTGCGTCAGCTGTCTCATGTGGAAGAGACGTGCTATCTGCAGGTTGGCGACCAGAAGGTCATGGCGCGGGCAGAGGATGACGTGGAACGCACAAAGGATGACGGCAAGACCTCATCCATTCACTTTCTGCATTTTGACTTGAGCGATGCCCAGGCCGAGAGCTTCAAGAATGGAGACATTGTTGTGTCGGTGGGCATCGGACATGAGAACTATGCCCATGCGGCGGGTCTCAATAAGTCGGTTCGGTCTGCGCTAAGCGGTGATTTGGATTAAAACCACTCTCCCTTATTCAAAGCGCTCAACTGCATAGACGCCCCAGAGATCCTGCTTCGCGATCCAGCCGGCATAACCGCCCGCTTGCGCCAGGCACCAGTCAGTCCCACACGCCTCAAGGGCGACCACCACATTAGATTCAGCCGCAGCGATGGTTTCGCCGGTACCACCAGGCCCTGAAAAGAGCGTGGCGGTTTCCTCACCGCTTGAGGGTCTGACGAGTCCATGACGTCGCCCGTCCAATAGCGTGTGATAGATCCATCCTACATCCCCATCCATGTCGCGGACGCGGCGCCAATTTTCGAACTCTGCCAATATCTCAATAGGCAGGCCTTTGCGCTGATAGACCCAGCGAACCGGATGAGTGCGGCTCGGGCCGACGCGTACATTCACCTTATTGGCCTTAAGGCTCACAAATCGGGGCAGTGGCAGCCCAGTCTCAACACCAACGGGCCGGTCTTCTGCGCGCACGCCCGTCTCCCATCCGCCAAATGACGTCAGGACGAGTGCAACGGCCAAGCCGCCGGCCCAGAGCATGGGGTTCAGGGAAGAAAAAGATTGCGCCACGCGCACGGGAAATCCTCGCTTTTGAGCCACTGAATGAATCACCTTTACCCTTATGCAAGCGGGCGTCGAAAGGGTCAAGGCGGGGAGCGCGCGCCGCGGGTCTTTGCGACAAGATGCGGGCTCTGCTAGACAGGAGATCTTGGTAGTTCAGAAAGGCATCCTCGCTTCATGGCCAATCAGCCCGAAAAGCCTCTAGTTATCGTCACCCGCAAATTGCCGGATGCCATCGAAACGCGTTTAAGCGAATTGTTTGACACAAGGCTCAACGAGAGCGACGAGCCCATGAGCCAATCGGCGCTGGCAAACGCCATGCGTGAGGCGGACGTTCTGGTGCCCACCGTGACAGACCGTATTGATGGTCGGCTTCTGGCTCAGGCGGGCGACAGGCTTCGCCTGATTGCTCAGTTTGGAACCGGCGTCGACAATATTGATGTGGAAAGTGCAATTACCAGGGGCATCACCGTCACCAATACGCCGAGTGTTTTGACAGAAGACACAGCCGACATGACCATGGCCTTGATCCTCTCTGTGCCACGGCGTCTGGTAGAAGGGGTCGACTATCTCCAGGAGCGTGCGGCCACCTGGATCGGCTGGTCGCCAACCTGGATGTTGGGCCGACGTATCTGGGGCAAGAAGTTGGGCATTCTCGGTATGGGGCGCATTGGGCAGGCTGTGGCGCGGCGTGCGAAGGCGTTCGGCCTCGAGATCCACTATCACAACCGACATGCGGTGAATGCGGCGGTCGAAGAAGAACTTGGCGCGACCTATTGGGAAAGTCTCGATCACATGCTGGGACAGGTGGACATTCTGTCCATCAATTGTCCGCACACGCCAGCGACCTATCACCTTCTCAATTCCCGGCGATTGAAGCTGATGAAGCCCGAAGCCTACATTGTGAATACCGCGCGCGGCGAGGTGATTGATGAGAACGCGCTCGTCCGCGCATTGGAGAATGAGCAGATTGCCGGCGCGGGGCTCGATGTGTTTGAGCAGGAGCCCGCAGTGAACCCGTCCCTCATCAATCACCGCAAAGTTGTTCTGCTCCCCCACATGGGATCAGCAACAATCGAAGGCCGGTCGGAGATGGGCGAGAAGGTGCTGATCAACATCCGCACCTGGGTCGACGGACACAAGCCTCCAGACAGGGTGATCCCGGCAATACTCTGACCAAAGCGTTTTCAGAAAAAGTTGCAGACTTTTGTGGTTCGAAAACGCGATAAGACAAAGGCGGGCTAGCCCGCATGTGCCGACAGATCTTTGATCGTCGGATTGTTCCCGGTGAGTGGATTGGCTGGATCGTGGCGCAGGGTGATCGTGCGTACCCGGGCATCCAGCGCGTCATAGATCAAGAGTTTTCCGGCGAGACCGGTGCCAGTGCCGGTCAGCTCCTTGATCACTTCAAGCGCCTGCATGGACCCCATGACACCAGTGAGAGCACCGAGAACGCCCGCTTCCTCGCAGGTTGGCACGAGGCCGTCCGCCGGTGCTGAGGGGACAAAATCGCGATAGGTGGGAAGCGGCACACCGTCCGCATCGGATTCATATCCTTTATACGTGCTGAGTTGCCCGTCAAAGCGACCCACCGCAGCTGAGACCAGCGGCACTTTCGCAAAGTAGCAGGCGTCGTTGACAAGAAACCGTGTCGGGAAATTATCGCAACCGTCGGCGACCAGATCATACTGTCCAATGAGCGTTGTCGCGTTGGTGGCATTGAGCCGTGCTTCATGGGTGATCACGGAAACATCCGGGTTGACGCGCGCAATAGCATCCGCCGCACTTTCAACCTTGGCACGCCCCACATCTTGCGTGCCGTGCACAACCTGTCTCTGCAGATTGGAGAGCGACACATGATCATCGTCGATGATGCCAATCGTGCCCACACCGGCGGCTGCAAGATAAAGCAACAGTGGCGAGCCAAGGCCCCCCGCCCCAACAACAAGCACTTTTGATTGCATCAGCTTCTGTTGTCCGGGACCGCCAATTTCCTTCAGCACAATGTGTCGCGCGTAGCGTTCCAGCTGATCGTCATTGAAAGCCATACGTCTCTCCAGTGTGCGAGCGAACCTCTATCCGCCACGATCAGCAGCAAATGTCAATTGCAATACCATCAAGACTTTGGCGCTGGCGCCAGGACAACCGCTTGCGTTGAGCGACCAATCCGCCCGTAGACATCATGGATTTCTGACTCTGTCATGCCCCGCCCATCGGAAAACCAGTCTGAGCGCGTTTTGATGCCGATCCACGGGCCGACCGGCAAGCGTGACAGGTGCATGGAGAGATCTGCATTCGGCCACCCTCCTGCATTGGGGCGTCCTCCGGTGGCGACAACTGAGAAGAGGGTCGAGAAATCAGCAAAGCTGATTGTGGACGCAAACAGCGTTGCTTCGTCGAACAAGGGGCGCGTCGCGCGTATCCAGATGGTGCCTTCCTCATCTTCGCGAATGTCGACCGCGTTCAGAAAGGACTCTGCCATCGGTTCGCGGGGAAACTGCCATTTGGGCACATCGGCAGGATCAAGCAGCGCTGTATCGGGAACGCTTCCCTGGATGGCCTCAGAGATGCCGGTGATTTCCGACCCGTCCGGCACGCCCTTTAGAAAGCATATAGAGGCTTTGGCCTGGAGTTTGTCGTTGGCCCATAGTTCATTTTCATACACAGCGACACGGCCGCCTTCGCGCACCGCTGTGGGCCGCGTTTCAACAAGCGTCGCGGGGGCAGGGCGCAAGAGATAGACAGCTGCCGAGATTGCAGGACCATGACCTGCTTTGCTCGCAAGTATTTCAAGCTCTCCGGTCAGGAGGCCTGAAACCGCGCCGCCATGCATGCCACCAAATGGTCCCATGCTTTGAGGCGCAGGGTGCCACTTGCCGTTTTCGGGTGTGAAGACGGCAGAGTTAGAGGGAGCATTCATGGGAAATTCCTTTTGATGCGCACGACCCTATGCAGAGATGACCGTCTACATAAGGAGTAATGGAGAACAGTTCCAGCCTCCAGGCGAGAGATCGTTGGAACCAAAATAAGAAACGGGCAGTTCCAATGAACCGCCCGTCTTTTGCAAAGCACCTTGCTGATCCTGCTTGACGCAGCGGCGTCAGCCTTCCATCAGCATTTCTTCCACTTGGGCCAACCGGTCTTTGCCAAAAAAGCCTTCATCACCGACAAAGAAGAAAGGAATACCGAAGACACCTCGGTTCGCTGCTGCTTCGGTATTCTCAATCAGCTTTTGCTTCACGTCTTGTTCCTGCGTTCGGGCTAGGAGCCGTTCCGCATCAAGACCACCTGCAGCGAGCACTTTGGCAACCACTTCTGGATCGTCCATTTTCTGCTCATCTTCCCACATGGCGTTGGCGACCACGTCAATATACTCCATCTTCTTGCCGTCCATCTCCGCGGCAATCAGACCGCGCATGATCAAAAGTGTGATAACCGGGAAGTGCGGATTGAATTTGAACTTGTCGAGTTTGTGCTTCTTGATGAAACGCTGCGTCTCAAGCTGTTCATATTCAAGTTTTCCCTTCACACCCCCAAACGCAATCATCGGTGGCTGGTTGTTGGTAATCTTATGAATGCCACCCAGCAGTGCTGGAATGTAGTTGAATGTGGCTCCGGTACGCGCCTCGATCTCTGGCACCAGCTTATGGCTGAGATATCCGTTCGGACTCCCGAAATCGAAAATAAAGTCGACTGTCTTTCCCATTTTATTCCCCTTGGCTTTAGCGTCCCTGAAACTGTGGCTCACGTCGCTCCATCATCGCGGTGATGCCTTCTTTAACATCTTCACTTGCAAACACCTTCACCCGCTGTGGCGCCACATCAGCATAGGCTGCGGCTTCTCCTTCTAGTGCAGCCTTGCGTGCGTGCCCAAGTGTTGTCCTGATGCCAAGTGGTGCCATAGTGGCGATCCGGGTTGCAAGCTCGACTGCCCGGTTCAGAACCTGGTCTGGTGCGGCAACTTCCTGCACCAATCCGATACGAAGTGCTTCTTCGGCATCAAATTGATCGGCGGTCAGAACATAGCGCATCGCATTTCCCCAGCCACATTGCTCCGCAAACCGCCAGCTGGCGCCGGCAAAAGGAAAGATACCACGTGCTACTTCGAGCTGTGCGAAGATGGTTCCTTCTGCCGCGACACAGATGTCGGAAGCAAGGGCAAGTTCAATTCCCAACGTATAGCAACGTCCATGTGCAGCCATAACGACCGGTTTGGAGCAGGGTTCTGTTTCGAGGCCATATGGGTCCAGCTGGTCATCCGGGCGTCCTCTGCCTTCTTCTGACAGCGAGCCTGCAACCGACATGAGGTCCAGCCCGGCTGTGAATGCTTTGCCATGGCCATGAAGCACGCCTGCGCGTAGATCATCATTTGTATGGAGATGCATGTAGGCGCGGTCAATTCCCACCAGCATGTCTGCGTCAAACGCATTCATCTTGTCAGGCCGGTTGATCCCGATAAGGGCCACATGTCCGCGTACTTCGAAACTGATTTTGTCAGTGCCCGTTATGTCTGTGCCGGTCATTAGTTTTTTCTCCGTCAAAAAGTTTCCATCCAGGGGCGGAGGTCCAGTTCATGGGTCCACACATCCCTGGGTTGGCAGTGAATGTTCCAGTAGGCGTCGGCGATATGGTCAGGCTTGAGGATGCCGTCCTGATCCTTCAACGCGTAGCGCTCAGGGAAGTTCTCTGCGATCCACTCTGTGTCGATGGCGCCATCAAGGATCGGGTGGGCAACATGAATGCCTTTGGGGCCAAGTTCGCGGGCGAGGCTTTGCGAAAGGGCGCGAAGTGCGTGTTTCGCACCGGCAAACGCGGAGAACCCAGACCCGCCCCGGACACTCGCCGTGGCGCCGGTAAAGAGCATGGTGCCCCGTTCTCGTGGCAGCATTTTTTTGGCGACTTCGCGACCCATGAGGAAGCCTGAGAAACAGGCCATTTCCCACACTTTGAAATAGACCCGTGATGTGGTCTCCGTAATCGGGAAGTTCACGTTGGCGCCAATGTTAAAGACCGCGACTTCAATGGGAGCGATGTCAGACTCGATCTTTTCAACAAGCTCGATCATCTGGTCTTCTTTGCGTGCGTCCAGACCAAAGGCGTGGGCCTTGCCCCCAGCTGCAGTGATTTCATCCACCAAAGGTGCCAGCTGGTCGCCATTCCGGCGCACGACGCAGGCTTCGAACCCTTCTCTGGCGAAGCGTTTGGCGATCGCGCCACCTGTGGCGTCGCCTGCCCCTATGACCAGAATTGCTTGTCTTTCAGCCATTTATCGTCTCCCGCTACCGCTCAATTAGATAAGTTCCTTTTTAGAACTTATATCGCAAAGTGGGTTCCAATTCGGAACTTGTCAAGCTAGTTTCTCAAGGATGCGAGAAAAGGACGAAACACATGCGCTGGCGTGACCTCAAAGATGAGCCCTGTTCGGTTGCTCGGACTCTGTCCGTGATCGGCGACCGGTGGACCTTGATGATCCTGCGCGATTGTTTTGTGGGGCTGAGACGGTTCGAGCATTTTGAGGCAAGCCTCGGCATCACCCGTCACGTGCTGGCGGACCGTCTGAAAAAGCTTGTCGATGAAGGCGTATTGAAAAAGGTTCCCTACGGCGAAGCCCCAGTGCGGGAAGAATACCGTCTTACCGAACGTGGCTTTGAACTCTATCCAGTTGTGCTTTCGATTGTGCAATGGGGTGACAAACACATGGTCGATGAGCGCGGGGCGCCCATCGTTCGCCGCCAC
The DNA window shown above is from Parvibaculaceae bacterium PLY_AMNH_Bact1 and carries:
- the fabA gene encoding 3-hydroxyacyl-[acyl-carrier-protein] dehydratase FabA (Derived by automated computational analysis using gene prediction method: Protein Homology. GO_function: GO:0019171 - 3-hydroxyacyl-[acyl-carrier-protein] dehydratase activity [Evidence IEA]) — translated: MAEQKSSYSYEDLLACAHGDLFGPGNAQLPLPPMLMMDRITQIADTGGANDKGLIRAEYDITEDRWFFPCHFEGDPIMPGCLGLDGMWQLVGFYLGWMGAQGKGRAIGVGSVRFSGMVTPEVKKIEYEIDLKRVINRKIVMLTADGVLKADGEPIYKAEDLRVVVEGPSD
- a CDS encoding Fur family transcriptional regulator (Derived by automated computational analysis using gene prediction method: Protein Homology.); the encoded protein is MTDRPYSQTLARLREAGLRPTRQRLALGRLLFDEGDCHVTAERLHEQAQEVGVSVSLATVYNTLHQFTEVGLLREVVVDSSRTYFDTNISDHHHIFHEDEGSLTDISGQMIDVAGLPDVPEGTELSRVDVVVRVRNSS
- a CDS encoding rubrerythrin family protein (Derived by automated computational analysis using gene prediction method: Protein Homology.), producing the protein MSLAGSKTEGNLKDAFAGESQANRRYLYFAQKADVEGYNDVATVFRSTAEGETGHAHGHLEFLEAVGDPATGEPIGSTDLNLKAAIAGETHEYTDMYPGMARTAREEGFDEIADWFETLAKAEKSHAGRFQKALDNLDD
- a CDS encoding heterodisulfide reductase-related iron-sulfur binding cluster (Derived by automated computational analysis using gene prediction method: Protein Homology.), translating into MSREGSLDAPTRHPIDWQNPDFYNRDQLDEELRRVFDICHGCRRCFNLCDSFPRLFDLIDDSDSGELDSVSSDDFGSVVDACTLCDMCFMTKCPYVPPHEFNLDFPHLMLRYRAIETKAAGGPPFVPGQLAKMDRNGKLAAPVAGLANWGSKRSNKLTRPLMEKVAGIDARAELPKFAGKTFMMRAKAEDAAGTLTVNTDAPGMGRKAALFATCFVNYNNPTVGEAARKLLAHIGVDTRPAYPGCCGMPHLESGNIEKVAEQARKVSTELKPLIDEGYDVIALTASCGLMLKFEWPLILPDDENVKALSEATFDVDEYVVDIAKKEGLPDGMTPVEGGVTAHLACHARAQNMGPKSAEMMRLIPDTKIDVVERCSGHGGTFGVMKETFDLAMKVGKTAARNVAKTENKYVTSDCPLAAKHLVHEVETLKDDADPKPLPQAQHPIEIMARAYGLIE
- a CDS encoding DUF3501 family protein (Derived by automated computational analysis using gene prediction method: Protein Homology.), encoding MSAARKSISPDDILDMKTYEGERDDRRAHLRDIKRDRRVEVGPCATFYFENYDTMLHQIHEMLRIEGGGAEQMKDELDAYNPLIPQGRDLVATLMFEIDDEVRRDRMLRQLSHVEETCYLQVGDQKVMARAEDDVERTKDDGKTSSIHFLHFDLSDAQAESFKNGDIVVSVGIGHENYAHAAGLNKSVRSALSGDLD
- a CDS encoding SH3 domain-containing protein (Derived by automated computational analysis using gene prediction method: Protein Homology.) encodes the protein MAQSFSSLNPMLWAGGLAVALVLTSFGGWETGVRAEDRPVGVETGLPLPRFVSLKANKVNVRVGPSRTHPVRWVYQRKGLPIEILAEFENWRRVRDMDGDVGWIYHTLLDGRRHGLVRPSSGEETATLFSGPGGTGETIAAAESNVVVALEACGTDWCLAQAGGYAGWIAKQDLWGVYAVERFE
- a CDS encoding D-glycerate dehydrogenase (Derived by automated computational analysis using gene prediction method: Protein Homology.), producing MANQPEKPLVIVTRKLPDAIETRLSELFDTRLNESDEPMSQSALANAMREADVLVPTVTDRIDGRLLAQAGDRLRLIAQFGTGVDNIDVESAITRGITVTNTPSVLTEDTADMTMALILSVPRRLVEGVDYLQERAATWIGWSPTWMLGRRIWGKKLGILGMGRIGQAVARRAKAFGLEIHYHNRHAVNAAVEEELGATYWESLDHMLGQVDILSINCPHTPATYHLLNSRRLKLMKPEAYIVNTARGEVIDENALVRALENEQIAGAGLDVFEQEPAVNPSLINHRKVVLLPHMGSATIEGRSEMGEKVLINIRTWVDGHKPPDRVIPAIL
- the moeB gene encoding molybdopterin-synthase adenylyltransferase MoeB (Derived by automated computational analysis using gene prediction method: Protein Homology. GO_function: GO:0008641 - ubiquitin-like modifier activating enzyme activity [Evidence IEA]), translating into MAFNDDQLERYARHIVLKEIGGPGQQKLMQSKVLVVGAGGLGSPLLLYLAAAGVGTIGIIDDDHVSLSNLQRQVVHGTQDVGRAKVESAADAIARVNPDVSVITHEARLNATNATTLIGQYDLVADGCDNFPTRFLVNDACYFAKVPLVSAAVGRFDGQLSTYKGYESDADGVPLPTYRDFVPSAPADGLVPTCEEAGVLGALTGVMGSMQALEVIKELTGTGTGLAGKLLIYDALDARVRTITLRHDPANPLTGNNPTIKDLSAHAG
- a CDS encoding thioesterase family protein (Derived by automated computational analysis using gene prediction method: Protein Homology.), whose protein sequence is MNAPSNSAVFTPENGKWHPAPQSMGPFGGMHGGAVSGLLTGELEILASKAGHGPAISAAVYLLRPAPATLVETRPTAVREGGRVAVYENELWANDKLQAKASICFLKGVPDGSEITGISEAIQGSVPDTALLDPADVPKWQFPREPMAESFLNAVDIREDEEGTIWIRATRPLFDEATLFASTISFADFSTLFSVVATGGRPNAGGWPNADLSMHLSRLPVGPWIGIKTRSDWFSDGRGMTESEIHDVYGRIGRSTQAVVLAPAPKS
- a CDS encoding 2-hydroxychromene-2-carboxylate isomerase (Derived by automated computational analysis using gene prediction method: Protein Homology.), producing the protein MGKTVDFIFDFGSPNGYLSHKLVPEIEARTGATFNYIPALLGGIHKITNNQPPMIAFGGVKGKLEYEQLETQRFIKKHKLDKFKFNPHFPVITLLIMRGLIAAEMDGKKMEYIDVVANAMWEDEQKMDDPEVVAKVLAAGGLDAERLLARTQEQDVKQKLIENTEAAANRGVFGIPFFFVGDEGFFGKDRLAQVEEMLMEG
- a CDS encoding crotonase/enoyl-CoA hydratase family protein (Derived by automated computational analysis using gene prediction method: Protein Homology.); this translates as MTGTDITGTDKISFEVRGHVALIGINRPDKMNAFDADMLVGIDRAYMHLHTNDDLRAGVLHGHGKAFTAGLDLMSVAGSLSEEGRGRPDDQLDPYGLETEPCSKPVVMAAHGRCYTLGIELALASDICVAAEGTIFAQLEVARGIFPFAGASWRFAEQCGWGNAMRYVLTADQFDAEEALRIGLVQEVAAPDQVLNRAVELATRIATMAPLGIRTTLGHARKAALEGEAAAYADVAPQRVKVFASEDVKEGITAMMERREPQFQGR
- a CDS encoding SDR family oxidoreductase (Derived by automated computational analysis using gene prediction method: Protein Homology.), with the protein product MAERQAILVIGAGDATGGAIAKRFAREGFEACVVRRNGDQLAPLVDEITAAGGKAHAFGLDARKEDQMIELVEKIESDIAPIEVAVFNIGANVNFPITETTSRVYFKVWEMACFSGFLMGREVAKKMLPRERGTMLFTGATASVRGGSGFSAFAGAKHALRALSQSLARELGPKGIHVAHPILDGAIDTEWIAENFPERYALKDQDGILKPDHIADAYWNIHCQPRDVWTHELDLRPWMETF